Proteins encoded within one genomic window of Paraglaciecola psychrophila 170:
- a CDS encoding GlxA family transcriptional regulator, whose protein sequence is MPDAKWRVALLIYNGAWASTVFSSLELFHSANLRQPKDQQFHCDLLSSDNQPVQLYGGHSINGDTMIGEQSYDLIILAHYWGDFEQVTQQHPEIPPWLAQQYAQGARIAGINSGIFWAAEAGILNGGRATTYWRHLREFEQRYPDIQWQANQASVEHAGIYSSNGQNASMDLSLHLLEKFCGPSLAASLARDISFDSRRINDVNLINIAGFRQHRDLGIHRAQDWLDERYTESLELQHLAKQIGMSKRTFIRRFQKATGELPSRYLQRLRVEAAKHSLGNTQDSIKTIGMGVGYRDVSSFSKVFKSLTDVTPREFRSRLRPSHSHTTSK, encoded by the coding sequence ATGCCTGATGCAAAATGGCGAGTTGCCTTATTGATCTATAATGGTGCCTGGGCTTCTACGGTTTTTAGCTCATTGGAGTTGTTTCACAGCGCTAACTTACGTCAACCAAAGGATCAGCAATTCCACTGTGATTTGCTCAGTTCGGACAATCAACCTGTCCAGCTATATGGTGGCCATTCAATCAATGGCGATACGATGATAGGCGAGCAATCTTACGATCTAATTATACTTGCCCACTACTGGGGGGATTTCGAACAAGTCACTCAGCAACATCCTGAAATTCCACCTTGGCTGGCGCAGCAATATGCTCAAGGTGCTCGCATCGCTGGAATTAATAGCGGTATTTTCTGGGCTGCAGAGGCCGGTATATTGAACGGAGGACGAGCAACCACCTATTGGCGTCACCTGCGAGAATTTGAACAGCGTTATCCTGATATTCAATGGCAGGCTAACCAAGCAAGTGTAGAGCATGCAGGTATCTACAGCTCGAATGGCCAAAATGCCTCAATGGACCTAAGTCTGCACCTACTGGAAAAATTTTGCGGCCCGTCTCTAGCTGCAAGTTTGGCAAGAGACATTAGCTTTGATAGTCGTCGAATCAATGATGTAAACCTGATTAATATCGCCGGTTTTCGTCAACACAGAGATTTAGGCATTCATCGAGCACAGGACTGGCTCGACGAACGTTATACCGAAAGTTTGGAGCTGCAGCATCTAGCCAAACAAATTGGTATGAGTAAGCGCACCTTCATTCGCCGCTTTCAAAAAGCAACAGGTGAACTGCCGTCTCGCTATTTACAACGACTTCGAGTTGAAGCCGCAAAACACTCTTTAGGCAATACCCAAGACAGTATTAAAACAATCGGAATGGGGGTGGGTTATCGAGATGTCAGCTCGTTCTCAAAAGTATTTAAATCGCTGACCGATGTCACGCCTCGAGAGTTTCGCTCGCGCCTTCGCCCATCGCATTCCCATACAACCTCAAAATGA